The following proteins are encoded in a genomic region of Sparus aurata chromosome 11, fSpaAur1.1, whole genome shotgun sequence:
- the henmt1 gene encoding small RNA 2'-O-methyltransferase isoform X1 has translation MFSPPLHRQRHHYVIDFVKRNKPLKVVDLGCGECSLLKRLKFHREIELLVGVDINGAKVKKHMHGLAPLSTDYLQPSYDQLRIELYQGSVTQKDVRLRGFDLVTCVELIEHLTLVDVEGFSEVVFGYMTPVTVIVSTPNSEFNCLLPGLTGFRHSDHKFEWTRAEFQAWALKVCLDYSYEVEFTGVGEAPPGQQQSVGYCTQIGVFQRLRERDGCNMLCGDDTEELFSYTLLYTVNYPSLRDNNILRRVLVSEVLYWTEKLKTRWMEENTGERDDGSTLCQTEGGVEECLRALEPCMEMEQTACGEERKHLMERFVGAVSEAQEGPDEENQESCKLRRCVSVPLAVLWSCCPKIGTLSGSLNNLRHLLMGEPEVKLSQDGSAVLVQVQDIVEEDQTEWEDSGYAEACLCSHSAVQEEDWEAND, from the exons ATGTTTAGTCCACCGCTTCACAGGCAGAGACACCATTATGtcatcgattttgtcaagaggaacAAGCCCCTTAAG GTGGTGGACTTGGGCTGCGGTGAGTGCAGCCTTCTCAAGAGACTCAAGTTTCACCGTGAAATTGAACTTCTGGTTGGAGTGGACATCAATGGTGCCAAAGTAAAGAAACACAT GCATGGATTAGCTCCCCTATCAACTGACTATCTGCAGCCAAGTTATGATCAGCTGCGCATTGAGCTGTACCAGGGCTCAGTCACACAGAAAGACGTCCGCCTCAGAGGTTTTGACCTGGTGACCTGTGTGGAGCT CATAGAGCATCTCACCCTTGTTGATGTGGAGGGCTTCTCTGAGGTGGTCTTTGGTTACATGACCCCAGTAACAGTTATCGTCAGCACCCCAAACTCCGAGTTCAACTGTCTTCTGCCTGGACTGACAGGTTTCAGGCACAGTGACCACAAGTTTGAGTGGACCAGAGCTGAGTTCCAGGCCTG GGCTCTGAAGGTGTGTCTGGACTACAGTTATGAGGTGGAGTTCACGGGTGTTGGAGAGGCACCGCCAGGCCAGCAGCAGAGTGTTGGCTACTGCACCCAGATTGGTGTTTTTCAGCGGCTCAGGGAGAGAGATGGCTGCAACATGTTGTGTGGTGATGATACCGAAGAGTTGTTTTCATACACACTG CTCTATACTGTCAACTACCCCAGCCTGCGTGACAACAATATCTTGCGAAGGGTCCTGGTGAGTGAGGTCTTGTACTGGACAGAAAAGCTAAAGACAAGATGGATGGAGGAGAATACTGGAGAGAGGGATGACGGCTCTACATTGTGCCAGACTGAGGGAGGAGTGGAGGAATGTCTCAGAGCATTAGAGCCATGCATGGAGATGGAACAGACAG CAtgtggagaagagaggaaacatCTAATGGAGCGCTTTGTTGGAGCCGTGTCAGAAGCCCAGGAAGGCCCGGATGAAGAAAATCAGGAGTCTTGCAAACTGCGAAG gtgtgtgtctgtacctCTGGCTGTGCTGTGGTCATGTTGCCCTAAAATTGGTACCCTGAGTGGAAGCCTCAATAATCTCAGACATCTCCTGATGGGGGAACCTGAAGTTAAGCTGAGCCAGGACGGTTCTGCTGTGCTTGTGCAGGTGCAAG acATTGTGGAAGAGGATCAGACTGAATGGGAGGACAGCGGGTATGCAGAGGCCTGTCTGTGCTCACACAGTGCTGTGCAAGAGGAAGACTGGGAGGCAAATGATTGA
- the henmt1 gene encoding small RNA 2'-O-methyltransferase isoform X2: protein MSSILSRGTSPLRWWTWAAVSAAFSRDSSFTVKLNFWLEWTSMVPKHGLAPLSTDYLQPSYDQLRIELYQGSVTQKDVRLRGFDLVTCVELIEHLTLVDVEGFSEVVFGYMTPVTVIVSTPNSEFNCLLPGLTGFRHSDHKFEWTRAEFQAWALKVCLDYSYEVEFTGVGEAPPGQQQSVGYCTQIGVFQRLRERDGCNMLCGDDTEELFSYTLLYTVNYPSLRDNNILRRVLVSEVLYWTEKLKTRWMEENTGERDDGSTLCQTEGGVEECLRALEPCMEMEQTACGEERKHLMERFVGAVSEAQEGPDEENQESCKLRRCVSVPLAVLWSCCPKIGTLSGSLNNLRHLLMGEPEVKLSQDGSAVLVQVQDIVEEDQTEWEDSGYAEACLCSHSAVQEEDWEAND from the exons ATGtcatcgattttgtcaagaggaacAAGCCCCTTAAG GTGGTGGACTTGGGCTGCGGTGAGTGCAGCCTTCTCAAGAGACTCAAGTTTCACCGTGAAATTGAACTTCTGGTTGGAGTGGACATCAATGGTGCCAAA GCATGGATTAGCTCCCCTATCAACTGACTATCTGCAGCCAAGTTATGATCAGCTGCGCATTGAGCTGTACCAGGGCTCAGTCACACAGAAAGACGTCCGCCTCAGAGGTTTTGACCTGGTGACCTGTGTGGAGCT CATAGAGCATCTCACCCTTGTTGATGTGGAGGGCTTCTCTGAGGTGGTCTTTGGTTACATGACCCCAGTAACAGTTATCGTCAGCACCCCAAACTCCGAGTTCAACTGTCTTCTGCCTGGACTGACAGGTTTCAGGCACAGTGACCACAAGTTTGAGTGGACCAGAGCTGAGTTCCAGGCCTG GGCTCTGAAGGTGTGTCTGGACTACAGTTATGAGGTGGAGTTCACGGGTGTTGGAGAGGCACCGCCAGGCCAGCAGCAGAGTGTTGGCTACTGCACCCAGATTGGTGTTTTTCAGCGGCTCAGGGAGAGAGATGGCTGCAACATGTTGTGTGGTGATGATACCGAAGAGTTGTTTTCATACACACTG CTCTATACTGTCAACTACCCCAGCCTGCGTGACAACAATATCTTGCGAAGGGTCCTGGTGAGTGAGGTCTTGTACTGGACAGAAAAGCTAAAGACAAGATGGATGGAGGAGAATACTGGAGAGAGGGATGACGGCTCTACATTGTGCCAGACTGAGGGAGGAGTGGAGGAATGTCTCAGAGCATTAGAGCCATGCATGGAGATGGAACAGACAG CAtgtggagaagagaggaaacatCTAATGGAGCGCTTTGTTGGAGCCGTGTCAGAAGCCCAGGAAGGCCCGGATGAAGAAAATCAGGAGTCTTGCAAACTGCGAAG gtgtgtgtctgtacctCTGGCTGTGCTGTGGTCATGTTGCCCTAAAATTGGTACCCTGAGTGGAAGCCTCAATAATCTCAGACATCTCCTGATGGGGGAACCTGAAGTTAAGCTGAGCCAGGACGGTTCTGCTGTGCTTGTGCAGGTGCAAG acATTGTGGAAGAGGATCAGACTGAATGGGAGGACAGCGGGTATGCAGAGGCCTGTCTGTGCTCACACAGTGCTGTGCAAGAGGAAGACTGGGAGGCAAATGATTGA